A DNA window from Aspergillus nidulans FGSC A4 chromosome V contains the following coding sequences:
- a CDS encoding uncharacterized protein (transcript_id=CADANIAT00003445) yields the protein MSSTEESPAQRAARLRRERREAKIREGGASRLDKITSLSGRTPSKDRDQASPSPSPQPPSAIPAASPEPRPTPQQPQQIPRQGPPQPSAEDPTPDALREQQEALRALLRQPTPSQQDTGEDEDPTLKLLSSLMGGMPGAAQGPGAGFGSGAGSEPSGGLPAGFFSSLGLPPWMADALGSASKPQSEEQKKALLTWKILHIVFSVAIAIYLCFLTSSAVATYGKQPPPPATAQNPFLLFTTGELLLGGARVTMKNSGPPGPFMYIQLLRDFIRDGSIVLFLFGMGSWWHQGW from the exons ATGTCTTCAACGGAAGAGTCCCCGGCTCAGAGAGCAGCTCGCCTGCGGCGCGAACGCCGCGAAGCCAAGATAAGAGAGGGGGGAGCGTCCCGACTGGACAAAATCACAAGCCTGAGCGGACGAACGCCCTCTAAAG ATCGCGACCAAGcctcaccatctccatccccaCAACCTCCCTCTGCTATCCCCGCCGCGAGCCCCGAACCTCGACCAACCcctcaacaaccacagcaAATACCCAGGCAAGGGCCGCCACAGCCGAGTGCTGAAGATCCAACCCCAGATGCGCTCCGCGAACAACAAGAGGCCCTCCGTgccctcctccgccaacCAACGCCCTCCCAGCAAGATAccggcgaagatgaggacCCGACTCTGAAACTCCTGAGCTCTCTCATGGGAGGGATGCCCGGCGCAGCTCAAGGTCCGGGCGCCGGTTTTGGCAGTGGCGCAGGCAGCGAACCTTCGGGGGGACTTCCGGCGGGCTTTTTCTCCTCACTTGGTCTTCCCCCTTGGATGGCGGACGCGCTTGGCTCCGCTTCGAAGCCACAATcggaagagcagaagaaggccctTCTTAcatggaagatcttgcaTATTGTGTTCTCGGTTGCTATTGCGATCTACCTTTGTTTCCTTACAAGCTCGGCCGTTGCCACGTACGGCAAACagccgccgcctccggcCACGGCGCAAaacccttttcttttgttcacAACCGGAGAGCTTCTGCTTGGCGGGGCGAGAGTAACGATGAAGAATTCTGGACCGCCTGGACCTTTCATGTACATTCAGCTGCTCCGGGACTTTATCCGCGATGGTAGCATTGTCCTCTTTCTGTTCGGTATGGGCTCCTGGTGGCACCAGGGATGGTGA
- a CDS encoding acetate--CoA ligase facA (transcript_id=CADANIAT00003444), whose translation MSDGPIAPPKPAVVAEAHEVDTFHVPKAFFDKHPSGPHLKNLDEYKKLYEESIRSPDVFWARKARELLTFDKDFQTTRIGSLENGDVAWFPEGRLNASFNCVDRHAIKNPNKVAIIYEADEPNEGRTITYGELLREVSRVAWVLKQRGVKKGDTVAIYLPMIPEAIIAFLACSRIGAVHSVVFAGFSSDSLRDRVLDAGSKVVITTDEGKRGGKVIGTKRIVDEGLKQCPDVSTVLVYKRTGAEVPWTEGRDIWWHEEVEKYPAYIAPDSVNSEDPLFLLYTSGSTGKPKGVMHTTAGYLLGAAMTGKYVFDIHDDDRYFCGGDVGWITGHTYVVYAPLLLGCSTVVFESTPAYPDFSRYWDVIEKHKVTQFYVAPTALRLLKRAGDHHIHHKMEHLRVLGSVGEPIAAEVWKWYFEKVGKEEAHICDTYWQTETGSNVITPLAGVTPTKPGSASLPFFGIEPAIIDPVSGEEISGNDVEGVLAFKQPWPSMARTVWGAHKRYMDTYLNVYKGYYFTGDGAGRDHEGYYWIRGRVDDVVNVSGHRLSTAEIEAALIEHPMVAEAAVVGIADELTGQAVNAFVSLKEGNETNDQVRKDLILQVRKSIGPFAAPKAVFVVDDLPKTRSGKIMRRILRKILSGEEDSLGDISTLSDPSVVERIIATVHASRGK comes from the exons ATGAGTGACGGACCAATTGCCCCTCCCAAGCCCGCCGTG GTTGCTGAGGCCCACGAGGTCGACACTTTCCACGTTCCCAAGGCGTTCTTCGACAAGCACCCTTCCGGCCCTCACTTGAAAAATCTCGATGAATACAAGAAGCTCTATGAGGAGTCGATTCGCAGCCCAGACGTTTTCTGGGCCCGCAAAGCCCGTGAGCTGCTCACTTTTGACAAAGATTTCCAAACGACCCGTATCGGCTCATTGGAGAACGGTGACGTTGCTTGGTTCCCTGAGGGTCGGCTAAATGCTTCTTTCAACTGTGTCGATCGTCACGCCATCAAGAACCCCAACAAGGTCGCTATCATCTACGAAGCCGACGAACCCAACGAGGGCCGGACAATCACATATGGCGAGCTGCTCCGCGAAGTTTCTCGGGTTGCCTGGGTTTTGAAACAGCGCGGCGTTAAGAAGGGCGACACTGTGGCTATCTACCTTCCCATGATTCCTGAGgccatcatcgccttccTTGCGTGCTCGCGTATTGGTGCCGTTCACTCCGTTGTTTTCGCCGGTTTCTCGTCAGACTCCCTCCGTGACCGTGTCCTTGACGCCGGTTCCAAGGTTGTCATCACAACCGATGAGGGTAAGCGTGGCGGTAAGGTCATCGGGACCAAGCGCATTGTCGATGAGGGTCTCAAGCAGTGCCCCGACGTGTCGACCGTGCTTGTTTACAAGCGCACCGGCGCCGAGGTGCCCTGGACCGAGGGCCGTGACATTTGGTGGCacgaggaggttgagaagtACCCTGCGTACATTGCTCCTGACTCTGTCAACTCCGAGgatcctcttttccttctaTACACTTCTGGTTCCACCGGTAAGCCCAAGGGTGTTATGCACACTACTGCCGGTTACCTCCTAGGCGCGGCTATGACCGGAAAATACGTTTTTGATATCCATGATGATGACCGCTACTTCTGCGGTGGTGATGTCGGCTGGATTACCGGCCACACCTACGTGGTGTACGCTCCTCTCCTCCTGGGATGCTCAACGGTTGTCTTTGAGAGTACCCCGGCTTACCCCGACTTCTCTCGCTACTGGGACGTGATTGAGAAGCACAAGGTGACCCAATTCTATGTGGCACCCACTGCCCTGcgattgttgaagagggctGGTGACCACCACATCCACCACAAGATGGAACATCTACGTGTCCTGGGATCCGTCGGCGAGCCCATTGCTGCTGAGGTCTGGAAGTGGTACTTCGAGAAGGTTGGAAAGGAAGAGGCTCACATTTGCGAC ACCTACTGGCAAACCGAAACTGGCTCCAACGTCATTACCCCCTTGGCCGGTGTCACTCCCACGAAGCCTGGCAGTGCTTCCCTGCCCTTCTTCGGTATTGAGCCTGCCATCATTGATCCAGTCTCTGGAGAGGAGATCTCCGGCAACGATGTGGAGGGTGTGCTTGCCTTCAAGCAGCCCTGGCCCAGCATGGCCCGCACTGTGTGGGGTGCCCACAAGCGCTACATGGACACATATCTGAACGTCTACAAGGGTTACTAC TTCACCGGAGATGGAGCCGGTCGTGACCACGAGGGATACTACTGGATCCGTGGTCGTGTTGACGATGTCGTCAACGTTTCTGGTCACCGTCTGTCAACCGCGGAAATTGAGGCTGCCCTCATTGAGCACC CTATGGTTGCTGAAGCAGCCGTGGTTGGTATTGCCGATGAGTTGACCGGTCAGGCCGTCAATGCCTTTGTTTCGCTCAAAGAGGGTAACGAGACCAACGACCAAGTCCGCAAAGACCTCATTCTGCAAGTCCGCAAGTCGATTGGACCCTTCGCTGCTCCCAAAGCCGTCTTTGTTGTCGACGACCTGCCCAAGACCCGTAGCGGTAAGATCATGCGCCGCATCCTGCGGAAGATTCTTAGTGGTGAGGAGGATAGCCTGGGCGACATTTCAACG CTGTCCGATCCATCCGTGGTTGAGAGAATTATCGCCACAGTGCACGCTTCCCGAGGCAAATAA
- a CDS encoding protein sonB (transcript_id=CADANIAT00003443) — protein sequence MSFGGGFSGFGSNNQQSSGFGTGSGFGTSSGGGFGSTSSPFGGSNTTSGGGLFGNASSSFGSGGGFGTNTQNSGSAFGTQNRPTTGFGSTTSGGGLFGSNNAGASTGGGFGGFGSTSTSGFGSSNTGTSLFGSKPAGGGFGSTTGTGTGTGFGTGTGFGSSSGSGFGGAGTAFQQGVPPSEGTGSTPFSPFTEKDTASNVMNHYQSISFMQPYNKYSFEELRLGDYNQGRRYGNGSGQAGAFGTSAFGGGSGFGTQQQSTGFGSTSTPFGAAATSAPSAFGSTQTTGGFGSGTSNPLFGASKPATSLFGGGASSGTTQPSLFGTTTNNTSTGFGSSTGGGFGSGGSLFGNNTNNQQQNKSIFGASTGTTGTGTGFGGFGTQTTSTSTPFGGTAATSSPFGGQQQQTGTGGFGGFGQNTNQTQNQTQNKGLFGGFGSNTQQSSTGGSLFGGGATNTGTSLFGQNNQQNQQQTGSSLFGGSNQQSGTGLFGGAQNQQQQKPSLFGGSTNTGSSLFGGNTQQTGTGLFGGAQNQQQQKPSLFGGSTTTGGSLFGGNAGTQNTGSSLFGNTQNQQQQQSGGLGTSSLFGGSQQQQPQPMQQSQPAPGSLQASLLEGNPYGNQSIFSGLPAPNTASPGPLATPLSSANKQKQRAPLPIYKITPNAANRLITPPKPRGYGFSYSTYGSPSSGGGTPNLGGSLLGTSMRGSFNGSLGRSTFSKSFSTSSLRKSFDPDSDSILSPGALGSGSSRYSSSNLKRLTIDRSLRNDLFTRSASSPTANINGDDAGQSASKVRKKVSFESTADNASGGEIVPVESQSSEPTPEELGFLRSIRKNGTPNGVNGVKPASENSANAEMESVSDKRLLTSVPEDNGRVSSASPGENASRLSFSPSGDPQPGEYWMKPTRAELSKLSRDQLKRFTGLTVGRERCGSVTFDDPVDLTTIDLDNILGGLVDIGVRKITVYPDESIKPARGKGLNVPSTLRIENSWPRGRDKKGPSPVTSGPLFEKHIDRLMKVHNTEFVNYETETGTWVFRVAHYTTYGLDYDDEEEEGESHNQSTLPADRDLTVGSEQMSTYSIDDSFASSVGGVDDDTFDFKKRKMVPGAFGAQAMETVEEREIGSENDDEDESFLEEGSTGSTEQDGEDVTESQQSGESELELDEGEEMDMAGTFPNLDRTVEHDDDEDMDPEFNQPSLKPWNTPSKARLDLSGDWAEQLQRTISPRKQNRDALREIQANAFSERPLNDDTPTKPAATAQRKGFNTSIDLMNSLFQQPRKQGQPPLRQQKPQQKAGGFEWPYNKQPKTFAGESNEMSKDDLDFHHSFKPRWGPVDLLICAKTGMGNHQYGDQHWSEKFSVISEGRDIAILGSRRTAEPHEMVEIQRKQSQITHIDGQPSAQLAQASFEPFTKSSHSVHSDKERVVWQLANILFNDDIEDDFSASVPPQLRQKYLHRIKKDRLIRLWEGIVRERNAHAVSKAGSAEECAVYLLCSHRIEEACTVLISSQNFHLATLVSQIGRDQTTQRDMAQQIKEWREHNVWSEMSEPIRALYELLAGNALRSEGKSGGALEDRASTFTFSERFELDWFQAFGLRLWYGITDDEPLEVAVSAFAQDLKSGEEPAFPLPPHQDKDRGVWHTSTDNMGHESPLWVLLKAYAVTLGAAKGTGVPTLTLPAALLPESVTGDKLSNRLSFQLCQVLSAVLGQYERLEIDIAQMDQLVWDYAWELCASGNLAQVLFVLLHLSRASDRERAVKEVLARFAAELPEPITPEGSPDATWQQLTSDLQIPENWIWMSKALYARNIGDAAREVDCLVRGKNWNDAHATFCRIVGPTAVIEHDYKTLETLLSGFGETPEQKVQGWASGGGVYEDFLRLITARGQDPQRLNRLVDALVTMGDVINGSGVEGLEERVAFKEMSRIVAGWTTQEDVKAMEMSRVLKLPLTGDARLVQTAEMSRRYYSVVMAGGY from the exons ATGTCTTTCGGCGGCGGATTTTCAGGATTCGGCTCGAATAACCAGCAaagctctggctttggaacAGGCTCTGGTTTCGGCACGAGTTCTGGTGGAG GCTTTGGATCAACCTCGTCCCCATTTGGTGGGAGCAATACTACTTCAGGTGGCGGCCTGTTTGGAAATGCCTCCAGCAGTTTTGGTTCCGGTGGAG GATTTGGAACAAACACTCAGAATTCAGGTTCAGCATTCGGAACCCAAAACCGTCCTACCACTGGCTTTGGCTCGACGACGTCTGGCGGCGGCCTGTTCGGAAGCAACAATGCCGGTGCAAGCACAGGCGGTGGATTtggtggctttggctctACGAGCACGAGTGGGTTTGGTAGCTCGAACACCGGCACCAGTCTGTTTGGAAGCAAGCCTGCAGGAGGAGGGTTTGGCAGCACAACTGGAACTGGAACCGGAACTGGATTCGGTACTGGAACTggcttcggcagcagcagtggctCAGGCTTTGGTGGAGCAGGAACTGCTTTCCAGCAGGGGGTCCCTCCTTCTGAGGGGACAGGCAGCACTCCCTTCAGCCCTTTCACTGAGAAGGACACAGCCTCCAATGTTATGAATCACTACCAAAGCATTTCGTTCATGCAGCCTTACAATAAATATTCGTTTGAAGAGCTCCGACTGGGAGATTACAACCAAGGTCGCCGATACGGAAATGGAAGTGGGCAGGCAGGAGCTTTTGGCACCTCAGCTTTCGGGGGGGGATCCGGTTTTGGCACACAGCAGCAGTCCACTGGCTTCGGTAGTACGTCGACTCCCTTTGGTGCAGCTGCCACCAGCGCGCCCTCGGCTTTTGGTTCGACTCAGACGACAGGTGGGTTTGGCTCTGGAACCTCCAATCCTTTGTTTGGAGcctccaagccagcaacCTCTCTATTTGGTGGAGGTGCCTCTTCTGGCACCACTCAACCTAGCCTGTTCGGAACCACGACGAACAACACTAGCACTGGCTTCGGATCCAGCACTGGTGGCGGCTTTGGATCTGGTGGTTCGTTATTCGGaaacaacaccaacaaccaaCAGCAAAACAAGTCCATATTTGGCGCAAGTACTGGAACTACCGGTACAGGTACCGGTTTTGGTGGCTTCGGCACACAGACTACTAGCACCTCTACACCATTTGGTGGCACAGCTGCTACTTCGTCACCGTTTGGTgggcaacagcagcagaccGGTACGGGTGGTTttggtggatttggacaGAACACAAACCAGACCCAGAATCAAACTCAAAACAAAGGGCTATTCGGTGGATTTGGCAGCAACACTCAGCAATCCTCCACTGGTGGTAGTCTTTTTGGAGGTGGAGCAACCAACACGGGAACATCTCTGTTCGGACAGAACAACCAACAGAATCAGCAGCAGACTGGTAGCTCGCTCTTCGGTGGAAGTAACCAGCAATCTGGTACCGGTCTCTTTGGCGGTGCTCAGAaccagcaacaacagaagcCGAGCCTGTTTGGCGGTTCCACAAACACTGGCAGCTCACTCTTCGGCGGCAACACACAGCAGACTGGAACTGGTCTCTTTGGTGGCGCTcagaaccagcagcaacagaagcCAAGCTTGTTCGGCGGCTCCACAACCACCGGCGGCTCCTTGTTTGGCGGCAATGCAGGAACGCAGAACACGGGTTCATCGCTTTTTGGTAACACTCAGaatcagcagcaacaacagagtGGAGGACTGGGAACCTCAAGCCTATTTGGCGGttcccagcaacaacagccgcAACCAATgcagcaatctcagcctgcGCCTGGTAGCCTTCAGGCGTCCCTCCTTGAGGGCAACCCATATGGCAACCAGTCAATTTTCTCCGGTCTGCCTGCGCCGAACACCGCCAGCCCTGGTCCATTGGCCACCCCGCTTTCGTCTGCGAACAAGCAGAAGCAACGTGCTCCTCTGCCAATCTATAAAATTACGCCCAATGCTGCCAACCGCCTCATCACTCCGCCTAAGCCCCGGGGTTACGGATTCTCTTACTCTACTTACGGTTCTCCCTCTAGTGGTGGTGGAACTCCAAACCTTGGTGGAAGCCTTCTTGGAACAAGTATGCGCGGCAGCTTCAACGGCAGCTTGGGTCGTAGTACATTCAGCAAGAGCTTTTCTACAAGCAGTTTGCGCAAGTCATTTGATCCAGACTCCGACAGTATTTTGTCTCCTGGAGCGCTTGGCTCTGGGAGCTCACGCTACTCAAGCAGTAACCTCAAACGCCTGACAATCGATCGGAGTCTGAGAAACGATCTATTCACTCGCTCTGCCAGCTCGCCCACTGCCAATATCAATGGAGACGACGCTGGTCAGTCCGCAAGCAAGGTCAGAAAGAAGGTCAGCTTTGAGTCGACTGCTGACAACGCGTCTGGTGGTGAAATTGTACCCGTGGAGTCTCAAAGCTCGGAACCTACACCAGAAGAACTTGGTTTCTTGCGCTCAATCCGTAAGAACGGCACTCCCAACGGTGTCAATGGAGTTAAACCGGCGTCTGAAAACTCCGCCAACGCTGAGATGGAGTCGGTTTCAGACAAGAGACTTCTTACTTCGGTTCCTGAAGACAATGGACGTGTTTCCTCTGCGTCCCCGGGTGAGAATGCGTCACGTCTGTCATTCAGCCCTAGTGGCGATCCCCAACCAGGCGAGTACTGGATGAAACCAACACGCGCTGAGCTTAGCAAACTGAGCCGTGATCAACTCAAGCGGTTCACAGGTTTGACGGTTGGTCGCGAGCGCTGCGGTTCGGTTACGTTTGATGACCCTGTCGACTTGACCACCATTGACCTGGATAATATTCTTGGCGGTCTTGTGGACATTGGTGTCCGCAAAATCACAGTGTATCCTGACGAGTCAATAAAGCCTGCTAGGGGCAAGGGCCTGAACGTTCCCTCCACGCTGCGCATCGAGAACTCTTGGCCCCGTGGGCGTGACAAGAAGGGCCCTTCGCCAGTCACTAGCGGCCCGCTCTTTGAGAAACATATTGACCGCCTGATGAAGGTTCACAATACCGAATTCGTCAACTACGAGACCGAGACCGGCACATGGGTGTTCCGAGTGGCTCACTACACAACGTACGGTCTTGACtatgatgacgaggaagaagaaggtgagaGCCACAATCAAAGCACTCTCCCCGCCGACCGCGATCTGACCGTTGGCTCGGAGCAGATGTCGACCTACTCCATTGACGATTCCTTTGCGAGCTCGGTGGGGGGAGTGGACGACGACACATTCGATTTCAAAAAACGTAAAATGGTCCCCGGGGCGTTTGGAGCTCAGGCGATGGAGACAGTTGAGGAGCGAGAGATAGGATCTGAgaacgacgatgaggacgagtcTTTTTTAGAAGAGGGCTCCACGGGTTCAACTGAacaggatggcgaagatgtCACCGAGAGCCAGCAATCTGGCGAGTCAGAACTTGAATtagatgaaggcgaggaaatgGACATGGCGGGCACCTTTCCCAACCTTGATCGCACCGTGGAGcacgacgatgatgaggatatggacCCCGAATTCAACCAGCCCTCATTGAAACCCTGGAACACACCCTCTAAGGCCCGCCTCGATCTCAGCGGTGACTGGGCTGAGCAATTGCAACGAACCATTAGCCCCAGGAAGCAGAACCGCGACGCTTTACGTGAGATTCAAGCAAATGCTTTTAGTGAACGACCACTTAATGACGACACGCCAACAAAACCAGCGGCAACTGCTCAACGAAAGGGATTCAACACTAGTATTGACCTGATGAATTCTTTGTTTCAACAACCGCGCAAACAAGGACAACCCCCTCTTAGGCAGCAGAAGCCACAACAAAAGGCTGGGGGCTTTGAG TGGCCATACAACAAACAGCCAAAGACCTTCGCAGGGGAGTCCAACGAAATGAGCAAGGACGACTTGGACTTCCATCACTCCTTTAAACCTCGATGGGGTCCTGTCGATTTGCTCATATGTGCGAAAACTGGAATGGGTAATCATCAGTACGGTGACCAGCATTGGAGCGAGAAGTTCTCTGTGATCAGCGAAGGCCGGGATATTGCCATTCTCGGCTCTCGGCGGACCGCTGAGCCTCATGAAATGGTTGAAATTCAGCGAAAACAATCCCAAATTACCCATATTGATGGTCAGCCTTCTGCTCAACTCGCACAGGCAAGCTTTGAACCCTTTACAAAATCGTCACATTCTGTCCACTCTGACAAGGAGCGGGTGGTCTGGCAGTTGGCCAACATTTTGTTCAATGATGACATCGAAGATGACTTTTCGGCCAGTGTACCACCACAATTAAGGCAAAAATACCTACACCGCATCAAGAAGGATAGGTTGATCCGTCTCTGGGAGGGTATAGTCCGCGAGCGAAATGCACATGCTGTGAGCAAGGCTGgttctgctgaagaatgtgCTGTTTATCTGCTCTGCTCGCATCGCATCGAGGAAGCCTGTACTGTCTTGATCTCGAGCCAGAATTTCCATCTTGCGACGCTAGTCTCGCAGATCGGCCGAGATCAGACTACACAGCGCGATATGGCCCAGCAAATCAAAGAGTGGCGGGAGCACAATGTCTGGTCTGAAATGAGCGAACCGATTCGGGCCTTGTATGAACTTCTGGCTGGTAATGCTCTTCGCAGTGAAGGGAAGTCTGGAGGCGCTCTAGAGGATCGCGCATCTACTTTCACTTTCTCTGAACGATTCGAGTTGGATTGGTTTCAGGCTTTTGGTCTCCGGCTTTGGTATGGCATTACCGATGATGAACCTCTCGAAGTTGCAGTATCAGCCTTTGCTCAGGACCTAAAGAGTGGCGAGGAGCCTGCATTCCCCTTGCCTCCTCACCAGGATAAAGACAGGGGCGTGTGGCATACATCTACCGACAACATGGGCCACGAATCGCCCCTTTGGGTCCTGCTCAAGGCCTATGCAGTAACTCTGGGTGCGGCTAAAGGCACTGGGGTCCCTACACTTACATTGCCTGCTGCTTTGCTGCCGGAGTCTGTGACCGGAGACAAGCTGTCAAATCGGTTATCCTTCCAACTCTGCCAGGTCCTTTCTGCTGTTCTTGGTCAGTATGAGCGCCTTGAAATTGATATCGCGCAGATGGACCAGCTAGTGTGGGATTATGCGTGGGAGCTTTGTGCATCTGGAAACCTGGCGCAAGTTCTATTTGTTTTGCTTCATCTGTCGCGCGCCTCAGATCGTGAAAGGGCTGTAAAGGAGGTACTCGCGCGATTTGCTGCCGAACTTCCCGAGCCGATCACGCCGGAAGGCTCTCCGGATGCAACTTGGCAGCAATTGACTAGCGATCTCCAAATTCCAGAGAACTGGATCTGGATGTCCAAGGCTCTTTATGCTCGAAATATTGGTGATGCTGCTCGCGAAGTGGATTGTCTGGTCCGAGGGAAGAACTGGAACGATGCCCATGCCACTTTCTGCCGCATTGTTGGCCCAACGGCGGTCATTGAGCACGACTACAAGACTCTCGAGACTTTGTTGTCTGGCTTTGGCGAGACACCAGAGCAAAAGGTGCAGGGTTGGGCTAGTGGTGGCGGTGTCTACGAAGACTTCCTTCGTCTGATTACTGCGCGCGGACAGGACCCTCAGCGCCTGAACCGATTGGTGGATGCCTTGGTTACCATGGGTGATGTTATTAACGGATCTGGTGTGGAAGGGTTGGAAGAGCGCGTGGCGTTCAAGGAGATGAGCCGTATCGTTGCTGGCTGGACCACCCAGGAGGACGTGAAG GCAATGGAGATGTCACGTGTCCTGAAACTTCCTCTGACGGGTGATGCTCGTCTCGTGCAGACGGCAGAGATGAGCAGGCGGTACTACAGCGTTGTGATGGCCGGGGGTTACTGA